One window from the genome of Streptomyces sp. WZ-12 encodes:
- a CDS encoding Mrp/NBP35 family ATP-binding protein — MATDTPQPNGSAPSEDAIREALATVNDPEIHRPITELGMVKSVDVAADGSVAVVVYLTVSGCPMRETIISSVREAVERVPGVTRAGVELEVMSDEQRRELATSLRGGTAEREVPFAKPGSLTRVYAVASGKGGVGKSSVTVNLAAAMAADGLKVGVVDADIYGHSVPRMLGADGRPTQVENMIMPPSANGVKVISIGMFTPGNAPVVWRGPMLHRALQQFLADVYWGDLDVLLLDLPPGTGDIAISVAQLVPNAEILVVTTPQQAAAEVAERAGSIAVQTHQKIVGVVENMSGLPCPHCDEMVDVFGTGGGERVAEGLTRTTGAQVPVLGAIPIDVRLREGGDEGKPVVLTDPDSPAGSAIRAIAGKLGGRQRGLSGMSLGITPRNKF; from the coding sequence ATGGCAACAGACACGCCCCAGCCCAACGGCTCCGCGCCGAGCGAGGACGCGATCCGCGAAGCGCTCGCGACGGTCAACGACCCCGAGATCCACCGCCCCATCACCGAACTGGGGATGGTCAAATCGGTGGATGTCGCCGCGGACGGCTCGGTGGCGGTCGTGGTCTACCTCACCGTCTCCGGTTGCCCGATGCGGGAGACGATCATCAGCAGCGTCCGCGAGGCCGTGGAGCGGGTGCCCGGCGTCACCCGCGCCGGGGTCGAGCTGGAGGTGATGAGCGACGAGCAGCGGCGGGAGCTGGCGACGTCGCTGCGCGGCGGCACCGCCGAGCGCGAGGTCCCGTTCGCCAAGCCCGGCTCGCTGACCCGGGTCTACGCGGTCGCCTCCGGCAAGGGCGGCGTCGGCAAGTCCTCGGTCACGGTCAACCTCGCCGCCGCGATGGCCGCCGACGGCCTCAAGGTCGGCGTCGTGGACGCCGACATCTACGGCCACTCGGTGCCCCGGATGCTCGGCGCGGACGGCCGGCCCACCCAGGTCGAGAACATGATCATGCCCCCGTCGGCGAACGGCGTGAAGGTCATCTCGATCGGGATGTTCACCCCGGGCAACGCCCCGGTCGTCTGGCGCGGCCCGATGCTGCACCGCGCCCTCCAGCAGTTCCTCGCCGACGTCTACTGGGGCGACCTCGACGTCCTGCTGCTGGACCTGCCCCCCGGCACCGGCGACATCGCCATCTCCGTGGCCCAGCTCGTCCCCAACGCCGAGATCCTCGTCGTCACCACCCCGCAGCAGGCCGCCGCCGAGGTCGCCGAGCGGGCCGGTTCGATCGCCGTGCAGACCCACCAGAAGATCGTCGGCGTGGTGGAGAACATGTCCGGGCTGCCCTGCCCGCACTGCGACGAGATGGTCGACGTGTTCGGCACCGGCGGCGGCGAGCGGGTCGCCGAGGGCCTGACGCGGACCACCGGCGCGCAGGTCCCGGTGCTCGGCGCCATCCCGATCGACGTCCGGCTGCGCGAGGGCGGCGACGAGGGCAAGCCGGTGGTGCTCACCGACCCCGACTCCCCGGCCGGCTCCGCGATCCGCGCCATCGCCGGCAAGCTGGGCGGCCGCCAGCGCGGCCTGTCCGGGATGTCGCTGGGGATCACTCCGCGCAACAAGTTCTGA
- a CDS encoding S1C family serine protease, producing MDDAKGAGPKLKWWSRPEPVPGPGQPVGGGAGEPADGASGAEPSGDWVVGPPRPTTAPMAAGPATDAPPPAEAARDARGAQTDGADAVDTARTAEVAEAGGELTAPAAEASGSAPAGERTASGTPGERERVTGDAAEGRPTEVRLAKDRPAEGRSTENAPATPERPAATVVLGAVPAHVPEQRGPAQGTEPAVDGSRPNPRPVPAAGSAEPPTGAAPVDAPAAAPRQQPLHPEDPYGTPPYGGPGPWAPAPLVQRPTPAHGTAVPSGVAPAPVTSREAELPPEAGAVAPKPAYAPGTAAEPAAGGFVPHPGDGGPRPAPPTAPGAWQHYDPWSAPRPGGPMVAPGAPDPRAPRRRGRRARLAAAAVALALLAGGVGGVAGAYVERYGGLDDLKLPQAAGDAGGRSPESVAGIARAALPGVVTLHVRGNAEQGTGTGFVLDRQGHILTNNHVVEPAGTGGEISVTFSGGQTAKAKVIGRDGGYDLAVVQVRGVTGLHPLALGDSDAAQVGDPVVAIGAPYDLANTVTSGIISAKQRPITAGGKKPDGSDVSYVDALQTDAPINPGNSGGPLVDAKARVIGINSAIRAADSGTGGLDGGGQGGSIGLGFAIPINQAKRVAEELVNTGRATHPVLGVTLAMEYAGDGARVSEDGKGGAPAVAPGGPGAKAGLQPGDVITEVDGAPVHSGEELIIKVRSHRPGDVLTLTVQRGDAQRSVRLTLGSATQG from the coding sequence ATGGACGACGCGAAGGGCGCCGGGCCCAAGCTGAAGTGGTGGAGCCGGCCGGAGCCGGTTCCGGGGCCGGGACAGCCCGTCGGGGGCGGGGCCGGGGAGCCGGCGGACGGTGCCTCCGGCGCGGAGCCGTCGGGCGATTGGGTCGTCGGCCCGCCGCGGCCCACGACGGCGCCCATGGCGGCGGGGCCGGCGACGGACGCGCCCCCGCCCGCCGAGGCCGCCCGGGACGCCCGCGGTGCCCAGACCGACGGCGCCGATGCCGTCGACACCGCCAGGACCGCCGAAGTGGCCGAAGCCGGCGGCGAGTTGACGGCCCCGGCGGCGGAGGCATCCGGATCGGCTCCCGCAGGGGAGCGCACGGCGTCGGGCACTCCGGGCGAGCGGGAGCGGGTAACGGGCGACGCGGCCGAGGGTCGTCCGACCGAGGTGCGTCTGGCCAAGGACCGTCCGGCCGAAGGCCGTTCGACCGAGAACGCCCCCGCCACCCCCGAGCGCCCCGCCGCGACCGTGGTGCTCGGCGCGGTGCCCGCCCACGTCCCCGAGCAGCGCGGGCCGGCTCAGGGCACCGAGCCCGCGGTCGACGGCTCCCGCCCCAACCCGCGCCCCGTGCCCGCGGCCGGTTCCGCGGAGCCGCCCACCGGTGCCGCCCCTGTTGACGCCCCGGCCGCCGCCCCCCGGCAGCAGCCGCTGCACCCCGAGGACCCCTACGGGACGCCCCCGTACGGCGGTCCCGGACCGTGGGCGCCCGCGCCGCTCGTCCAGCGGCCGACGCCGGCGCACGGCACCGCGGTGCCCAGCGGAGTGGCGCCGGCCCCCGTCACCTCGCGCGAGGCCGAACTCCCGCCCGAGGCAGGGGCCGTGGCGCCGAAGCCGGCGTACGCCCCCGGCACGGCCGCCGAGCCCGCCGCCGGTGGCTTCGTCCCGCACCCCGGCGATGGCGGCCCCCGCCCCGCGCCCCCGACCGCGCCCGGCGCGTGGCAGCACTACGACCCCTGGAGCGCGCCCCGCCCCGGTGGCCCGATGGTGGCACCGGGCGCCCCGGACCCGCGGGCGCCGCGGCGGCGCGGCCGACGAGCCCGACTGGCGGCCGCCGCCGTGGCGTTGGCGCTGCTCGCGGGCGGCGTCGGTGGGGTCGCCGGCGCGTACGTCGAGCGGTACGGCGGCCTCGACGACCTCAAGCTGCCGCAGGCGGCCGGGGACGCGGGCGGCCGCAGCCCGGAGAGCGTCGCGGGGATCGCCAGGGCGGCGCTGCCCGGCGTGGTCACCCTGCACGTCCGCGGCAACGCCGAACAGGGCACCGGCACCGGCTTCGTGCTCGATCGACAGGGCCACATCCTCACCAACAACCACGTCGTCGAGCCGGCCGGGACCGGTGGCGAGATATCGGTGACGTTCAGCGGCGGACAGACCGCGAAGGCCAAGGTCATCGGGCGGGACGGCGGCTACGACCTCGCGGTGGTGCAGGTCCGCGGCGTCACCGGGCTGCACCCGCTCGCCCTCGGCGACTCCGACGCGGCGCAGGTCGGCGACCCGGTGGTGGCCATCGGCGCGCCCTACGACCTCGCCAACACCGTGACGTCCGGGATCATCAGCGCCAAGCAGCGCCCGATCACCGCGGGCGGCAAGAAGCCGGACGGCAGCGATGTGTCGTACGTCGACGCGCTGCAGACCGACGCCCCCATCAACCCGGGTAATTCGGGCGGCCCGTTGGTGGATGCCAAGGCCCGGGTGATCGGGATCAACAGCGCGATCCGGGCGGCCGACAGCGGCACCGGCGGGCTGGACGGCGGCGGCCAGGGCGGCAGCATCGGCCTGGGCTTCGCCATACCGATCAACCAGGCCAAGCGCGTCGCCGAGGAGCTGGTCAACACCGGCCGGGCCACCCACCCGGTGCTCGGGGTCACGCTGGCGATGGAGTACGCCGGCGACGGCGCCCGGGTCAGCGAGGACGGCAAGGGCGGTGCGCCGGCGGTCGCCCCCGGCGGCCCCGGCGCCAAGGCCGGCCTTCAGCCGGGCGACGTGATCACCGAGGTGGACGGGGCGCCGGTGCACAGCGGCGAGGAGCTGATCATCAAGGTCCGCAGCCACCGGCCCGGCGACGTGCTGACGCTGACGGTCCAGCGGGGCGACGCGCAGCGGTCCGTCCGGCTGACACTGGGTTCCGCCACGCAGGGTTGA
- a CDS encoding DUF1003 domain-containing protein, which yields MGAEDRENAKERRLHGASAVRRGGAGERHRGPEPRPRARLDQPRVPRRTFFPEYDPEAFGRLSEKIARFLGTGRFIVWMTVTIILWIGWNVTVPGNLRFDTYPFIFLTLALSLQASYAAPLILLAQNRQDNRDRITHEQDRKQNERSIADTEYLTREIAALRLGLGEVATRDWMRSELEELLRELETRQTTDGEFPERAERDR from the coding sequence ATGGGCGCTGAGGACCGGGAGAACGCCAAGGAGCGGCGGCTGCACGGCGCCTCGGCGGTGCGCCGGGGCGGCGCCGGAGAGCGGCACCGGGGGCCGGAGCCCCGGCCGCGGGCGCGGCTGGACCAACCGCGGGTGCCGCGCCGCACCTTCTTCCCCGAGTACGACCCGGAGGCGTTCGGGCGGCTCTCCGAGAAGATCGCCCGCTTCCTGGGGACCGGCCGCTTCATCGTCTGGATGACGGTCACCATCATCCTGTGGATCGGCTGGAACGTCACCGTCCCCGGCAACCTGCGGTTCGACACCTACCCGTTCATCTTCCTGACCCTGGCGCTCTCCCTCCAGGCGTCCTACGCGGCGCCGCTGATCCTGCTGGCGCAGAACCGCCAGGACAACCGCGACCGGATCACCCACGAACAGGACCGCAAGCAGAACGAGCGCTCCATCGCCGACACCGAGTACCTGACCCGGGAGATCGCGGCGCTGCGGCTGGGCCTCGGCGAGGTCGCCACCCGCGACTGGATGCGCTCCGAACTCGAAGAGCTGCTGCGGGAACTGGAGACGCGGCAGACCACCGACGGCGAGTTCCCGGAGCGTGCCGAACGCGACCGTTGA
- a CDS encoding DNA-3-methyladenine glycosylase I: MSGVVTAPDGVPRCPWGMESEQMADYRLYHDTEWGRPIHGDDALFERMSLEAFQSGLSWITILRRREGFRAAFAGFRIAEVARFTDADAERLLVDRAIIRNRAKIAATIANAKVAVELGPGELDALIWSHAPTRAGRPVPHTVGDVQPTTPESAALAKDLKKRGFRFVGPTTAYAMMQACGLVNDHLADCHVRAEVEAAAG; encoded by the coding sequence ATGAGCGGAGTGGTGACGGCGCCGGACGGCGTCCCGCGCTGCCCGTGGGGGATGGAGTCGGAGCAGATGGCCGACTACAGGCTCTATCACGACACGGAGTGGGGCCGGCCGATCCACGGCGACGACGCGCTCTTCGAGCGGATGAGCCTGGAGGCGTTCCAGTCCGGGCTGTCCTGGATCACCATCCTGCGGCGCCGCGAGGGGTTCCGGGCCGCGTTCGCCGGCTTCCGCATCGCGGAGGTGGCCCGCTTCACCGACGCGGACGCCGAGCGGCTCCTGGTCGACCGGGCCATCATCCGCAACCGTGCCAAGATCGCCGCGACGATCGCCAACGCCAAGGTCGCCGTCGAGCTGGGCCCCGGCGAGCTCGACGCCCTGATCTGGTCCCACGCCCCGACCCGCGCCGGCCGCCCGGTGCCGCACACCGTCGGCGACGTGCAGCCGACGACCCCGGAGTCCGCCGCGCTCGCCAAGGACCTCAAGAAGCGCGGCTTCCGGTTCGTCGGCCCCACCACCGCCTACGCGATGATGCAGGCGTGCGGCCTGGTCAACGACCACCTCGCGGACTGCCATGTGCGCGCGGAGGTGGAGGCGGCGGCCGGCTGA
- the sigE gene encoding RNA polymerase sigma factor SigE — translation MTNTADRFRPHGPRARGGAPIADAPTATFAADADAQAWSPPTWEEIVSTHSARVYRLAYRLSGNQHDAEDLTQEVFVRVFRSLSSYTPGTFEGWLHRITTNLFLDMVRRRQRIRFDALGDDAAEKLPSREPAPQQQFDDTHFDADVQHALDTLAPEFRAAVVLCDIEGLSYEEIAATLGVKLGTVRSRIHRGRSHLRKALKHRSPEARAEEREERDERRALAVVPSREVGIA, via the coding sequence GTGACCAACACCGCTGACCGTTTCCGCCCTCACGGCCCCAGGGCCAGGGGAGGGGCCCCCATCGCCGACGCGCCCACCGCGACCTTCGCCGCCGACGCGGACGCGCAGGCGTGGTCTCCGCCCACCTGGGAGGAGATCGTCAGTACCCACAGTGCCCGGGTGTACCGCCTCGCCTACCGCCTCAGCGGCAATCAGCACGACGCCGAGGACCTCACGCAGGAGGTGTTCGTCCGCGTCTTCCGCTCGCTGTCGTCGTACACCCCCGGCACCTTCGAGGGCTGGCTGCACCGCATCACGACCAACCTCTTCTTGGACATGGTCCGTCGCCGTCAGCGCATCCGCTTCGACGCGCTGGGTGACGACGCCGCCGAGAAGCTCCCCAGTCGTGAGCCGGCGCCGCAGCAGCAGTTCGACGACACCCACTTCGACGCGGACGTCCAGCACGCGCTGGACACCCTCGCGCCGGAGTTCCGGGCCGCCGTGGTGCTCTGCGACATCGAGGGCCTGTCGTACGAGGAGATCGCCGCGACCCTCGGCGTCAAGTTGGGCACGGTCCGCAGCCGGATCCACCGGGGCCGCTCCCATCTGCGCAAGGCGCTCAAGCACCGTTCGCCCGAGGCGCGGGCGGAGGAGCGTGAGGAGCGCGACGAGCGGCGTGCCCTGGCCGTGGTGCCCAGTAGGGAGGTCGGAATCGCGTGA
- a CDS encoding sec-independent translocase — protein sequence MFFDIGPLELIAIVVLAVLLFGPDKLPKLIQDATGFIRKVREFSDSAKQDIRDELGPEFKDFEFEDLKPKNFVRKHVLEKDEYGLKELAELREGFDLKKEMTDVTDAVRESTAPRSAAAAAAGSSVNLSKEPTASSAGRPDMFTKSADASRREPPPFDADAT from the coding sequence GTGTTCTTCGACATAGGACCCCTAGAGCTGATTGCGATCGTCGTCCTCGCGGTGCTTCTGTTCGGGCCGGACAAGCTGCCCAAGCTCATCCAGGACGCGACCGGTTTCATCCGGAAGGTCCGGGAGTTCTCCGACAGCGCCAAGCAGGACATCCGCGACGAGCTCGGTCCGGAGTTCAAGGACTTCGAGTTCGAGGACCTCAAGCCGAAGAACTTCGTCCGCAAGCACGTCCTGGAGAAGGACGAGTACGGGCTGAAGGAGCTCGCCGAGCTGCGCGAGGGCTTCGACCTGAAGAAGGAGATGACCGACGTCACCGACGCGGTCCGGGAGTCCACCGCGCCCCGCTCCGCGGCCGCCGCCGCGGCCGGCTCCTCGGTGAACCTTTCGAAGGAGCCGACGGCCTCCTCCGCCGGCCGTCCGGACATGTTCACCAAGAGCGCGGACGCCTCCCGTCGCGAGCCGCCGCCGTTCGACGCCGACGCGACCTGA
- a CDS encoding zf-HC2 domain-containing protein gives MSGSGGPSPAEQHLGDRLAALVDGELGHDARERVLAHLATCGKCKAEADAQRRLKNVFAQALSPGPSEGLLARLQQLPGGEPGGPGSRLGNGTFGRGEFARGDGAFGYVPSERHLGPAMAAVSAQPRARGFRVHEPERGTPQRRRLAFAAAGAVSLAAFALGGALPLEAAVDVPGPRAEGNGTAVTPLNANPAAGAVPFVGDEGPLATDEPRPGSWPAASDPTGAPAPSPMSLFAPSAGRPTDAVPAFGPLPGRFGISPLIAATAPPTEDRFAQLSVSAEVPIHHVPSPLPPLAPMRPALGSDGGSSQAASGPH, from the coding sequence GTGAGCGGCAGTGGCGGTCCGTCCCCCGCCGAGCAACATCTCGGCGACCGCCTGGCAGCCCTGGTCGACGGTGAACTGGGGCACGACGCACGAGAACGGGTGCTGGCGCACCTGGCGACGTGCGGGAAGTGCAAGGCGGAGGCCGATGCGCAGCGTCGGCTGAAAAACGTGTTCGCGCAGGCGCTGTCCCCCGGGCCCTCCGAGGGACTGCTGGCGCGCCTTCAGCAGTTGCCCGGCGGTGAGCCGGGCGGTCCGGGCAGCCGGCTCGGCAACGGCACCTTCGGCCGGGGCGAATTCGCCCGCGGCGACGGTGCGTTCGGCTACGTCCCGTCGGAGCGGCACCTCGGTCCCGCGATGGCGGCCGTCTCCGCACAGCCCCGGGCGCGCGGCTTCCGGGTGCACGAGCCGGAGCGCGGCACCCCGCAGCGGCGCCGGCTCGCGTTCGCGGCGGCCGGCGCGGTGTCGCTGGCGGCGTTCGCGCTCGGTGGTGCCCTCCCGTTGGAGGCGGCCGTCGACGTCCCGGGCCCGCGCGCCGAGGGCAACGGCACCGCCGTCACCCCGCTCAACGCCAACCCCGCGGCCGGCGCCGTGCCGTTCGTCGGCGACGAGGGGCCGCTGGCCACGGACGAGCCCCGGCCCGGTTCCTGGCCCGCCGCCAGCGATCCGACCGGCGCCCCCGCGCCGAGCCCGATGTCGCTGTTCGCACCCTCCGCGGGCCGTCCCACGGACGCCGTGCCGGCGTTCGGCCCGCTGCCGGGCCGCTTCGGGATCTCGCCGCTGATCGCCGCCACCGCCCCGCCGACGGAGGACCGCTTCGCCCAGCTCTCGGTCAGCGCCGAGGTCCCGATCCACCACGTCCCGTCGCCGCTGCCGCCGTTGGCGCCGATGCGGCCGGCGCTCGGCTCCGACGGCGGCAGCAGCCAGGCGGCCTCCGGCCCGCACTGA
- a CDS encoding DUF3117 domain-containing protein — protein sequence MAAMKPRTGDGPLEVTKEGRGIVMRVPLEGGGRLVVELTPDEAKALGEALEKVTV from the coding sequence ATGGCGGCCATGAAGCCGCGGACGGGCGACGGCCCGCTCGAGGTGACCAAGGAGGGGCGGGGCATCGTCATGCGCGTTCCGCTCGAAGGCGGCGGTCGACTCGTCGTCGAGCTGACCCCCGACGAGGCCAAGGCCCTGGGTGAGGCCCTGGAGAAGGTCACCGTCTGA
- a CDS encoding O-methyltransferase has translation MRQLRGQERAITGNRQTSLAFAEAYGAGTLDDDAHTALLWCRDRAREVGVRTVTAGAGAALRLLAATADAKAVAEIGTGTGVSGIYLLHGMRPDGVLTTVDLEPERQAFAKQAFRAAGFAGNRARFIPGRALDVLPRLADGGYDLVFCDGDPMEYLEYLAESLRLLRSGGLVCFQGVFADGRTVDSAEQPDEVLRVRELLRAVRESTTLVPALLPVGDGLLCAVKRG, from the coding sequence TTGCGTCAACTACGGGGACAGGAGAGGGCCATTACCGGCAACCGGCAGACGAGCTTGGCATTCGCCGAGGCGTACGGCGCCGGGACCCTCGACGACGACGCCCACACCGCCCTGCTCTGGTGCCGCGACCGCGCCCGTGAGGTCGGCGTCCGCACCGTGACCGCCGGCGCCGGCGCCGCCCTGCGGCTGCTCGCCGCCACCGCGGACGCCAAGGCGGTCGCCGAGATCGGCACCGGCACGGGGGTGTCGGGCATCTACCTCCTGCACGGCATGCGCCCCGACGGCGTGCTGACCACCGTGGACCTCGAACCGGAGCGGCAGGCGTTCGCCAAGCAGGCGTTCCGCGCCGCGGGCTTCGCCGGCAACCGCGCGCGCTTCATCCCCGGCCGGGCGCTGGACGTCCTGCCGCGCCTGGCGGACGGCGGCTACGACCTCGTCTTCTGCGACGGCGACCCCATGGAGTACCTGGAGTACCTCGCTGAATCGTTGCGGCTGCTGCGGTCCGGCGGCCTCGTCTGTTTCCAGGGCGTCTTCGCCGACGGCCGGACGGTCGACTCGGCGGAGCAGCCCGACGAGGTACTGCGGGTCCGCGAACTGCTGCGGGCCGTACGGGAGAGCACCACGCTGGTGCCGGCGCTGCTGCCGGTCGGCGACGGGCTGCTCTGCGCGGTCAAGCGCGGCTAG
- a CDS encoding DivIVA domain-containing protein, translating to MFWFMLIAMVVVVAAVTLVVVGGGDAGGEGGGLRDAEPTALYDPLPQDRPLARADVEAVRLPVAVRGYRMDDVDDVLDRVGAELAERDARIAELEAALAGAHAAAMGGPGLIEGAPPVPAEEPGRPGADEAPGGATRSDGPETPGRAEHGDGRAEGAEGEGQQ from the coding sequence GTGTTCTGGTTCATGCTGATCGCGATGGTCGTGGTGGTGGCCGCGGTCACGCTCGTCGTCGTGGGCGGGGGCGACGCCGGCGGCGAGGGGGGCGGGCTGCGCGACGCCGAGCCCACGGCGCTGTACGACCCGCTGCCCCAGGACCGCCCGCTGGCCCGGGCCGATGTGGAGGCCGTCCGACTGCCGGTGGCCGTCCGCGGCTACCGCATGGACGACGTCGACGACGTCCTGGACCGCGTCGGCGCCGAGCTCGCCGAGCGGGACGCCCGGATCGCCGAGCTGGAGGCCGCGCTGGCCGGCGCCCATGCCGCGGCCATGGGCGGACCGGGTCTCATAGAGGGCGCGCCGCCCGTGCCCGCCGAGGAGCCAGGGCGACCCGGGGCCGACGAGGCGCCGGGCGGTGCGACGAGGAGCGACGGACCGGAAACCCCCGGCCGCGCGGAGCACGGAGACGGTCGCGCCGAGGGCGCGGAAGGGGAGGGTCAGCAATGA
- the chcB gene encoding 2-cyclohexenylcarbonyl CoA isomerase, with the protein MADTVLYDVTEGLATVTLNRPDAMNALNTEAKVALRDVLAEAAADPAVRAVLLTATGRAFCVGQDLKEHIGLLAEDRKSGGGRTMNTVREHYNPIVTALAGMPKPVVAGVNGVAAGAGAGFALAADYRVVADTASFNTSFAGVALTADSGVSWTLPRLIGHGRAADLLLFPRSIPAQEAYELGIANKVVPADELAAEAAAVARRLAEGPTAAYAALKESLAYGAGHSLTETLEKEDKLQVRAGASEDHHRAVEAFVKKEKPVFVGR; encoded by the coding sequence ATGGCCGACACCGTGCTCTACGACGTGACCGAGGGACTGGCGACGGTCACCCTCAACCGCCCCGACGCCATGAACGCGCTGAACACGGAGGCGAAGGTCGCGCTCCGCGACGTCCTTGCCGAGGCCGCCGCCGACCCGGCGGTGCGGGCGGTGCTGCTCACCGCCACCGGGCGCGCCTTCTGCGTCGGACAGGACCTCAAGGAGCACATCGGGCTGCTGGCCGAGGACCGCAAGAGCGGCGGCGGGCGCACCATGAACACCGTGCGGGAGCACTACAACCCCATCGTCACGGCGCTGGCGGGGATGCCCAAGCCGGTGGTGGCCGGGGTCAACGGGGTCGCCGCGGGCGCCGGCGCGGGCTTCGCGCTGGCCGCCGACTACCGAGTCGTCGCCGACACCGCCTCGTTCAACACCTCGTTCGCGGGCGTGGCGCTGACCGCGGACTCCGGGGTGTCCTGGACGCTGCCGCGGCTGATCGGCCACGGCCGCGCCGCCGACCTGCTGCTCTTCCCGCGCTCGATCCCCGCCCAGGAAGCCTACGAACTGGGCATCGCCAACAAGGTGGTGCCCGCCGACGAACTGGCGGCGGAGGCGGCCGCGGTGGCCCGCCGGCTGGCCGAGGGGCCGACCGCCGCCTACGCCGCGCTCAAGGAGTCGCTGGCCTACGGCGCCGGCCACTCGCTCACCGAGACCCTGGAGAAGGAGGACAAACTCCAGGTCCGGGCCGGGGCCTCGGAGGACCACCACCGCGCGGTGGAGGCGTTCGTCAAGAAGGAGAAGCCGGTCTTCGTCGGGCGCTGA
- a CDS encoding magnesium transporter MgtE N-terminal domain-containing protein, producing the protein MAVVTPRIFVSHLSGVAVFDPNGDQVGRLRDLVVLLRVGDRPPRLLGLVVEVVSRRRIFVPMTRVTGVESGQIVTTGVVNMRRFEQRASETLVFGELLDRRVRMVGTDEEVTVLDIGITQLPARRDWEIDKVFVRRGKGGPLRRKGEVLTVEWSAVTGFSLEEHGQGAESLLATFEQLRPADLAGVLHHLSPKRRGEVAAALDDDRLADVLEELPEVDQVEIIGKLKDERAADVLEAMDPDDAADLLSELPEEEKERLLTLMRPEEAADVRRLMSYEERTAGGLMTTEPIVLRPDATVADALARVRDPDLSPALAAQVYVCRPPDETPTGKYLGLVHFQRLLRDPPFTLVSFIVDTDLPALRPDTPLPEVTSYLAAYNMVAAPVVDEGGALLGAVTVDDVLDHLLPDDWREAGLHGRPQAHGGTVRARGEGADGR; encoded by the coding sequence ATGGCGGTGGTCACTCCCCGGATCTTCGTCTCCCACCTCTCCGGCGTGGCCGTGTTCGACCCCAACGGCGATCAGGTCGGCCGCCTGCGCGACCTGGTCGTACTGCTCCGGGTCGGCGACCGCCCACCGCGGCTGCTGGGGCTGGTCGTCGAGGTGGTCAGCCGGCGCCGGATCTTCGTGCCGATGACCCGGGTGACGGGCGTCGAGTCCGGCCAGATCGTCACCACCGGCGTGGTCAACATGCGCCGCTTCGAGCAGCGGGCCTCCGAGACGCTGGTCTTCGGCGAACTGCTGGACCGACGGGTGCGGATGGTCGGGACCGACGAGGAGGTCACCGTGCTCGACATCGGCATCACCCAACTCCCGGCCCGCCGCGACTGGGAGATCGACAAGGTCTTCGTCCGGCGCGGCAAGGGCGGCCCACTGCGCCGCAAGGGCGAGGTGCTGACCGTCGAGTGGTCGGCGGTGACCGGCTTCTCCCTGGAGGAGCACGGGCAGGGCGCGGAGAGCCTGTTGGCCACCTTCGAGCAGCTTCGCCCCGCCGACCTGGCCGGCGTGCTGCACCACCTCTCCCCCAAGCGCCGCGGCGAGGTCGCCGCGGCGCTCGACGACGACCGGCTGGCCGACGTCCTGGAGGAGCTCCCCGAGGTCGACCAGGTCGAGATCATCGGCAAACTGAAGGACGAGCGGGCCGCCGACGTCCTGGAGGCGATGGACCCGGACGACGCCGCCGACCTACTCTCCGAGCTGCCCGAGGAGGAGAAGGAGCGCCTGCTGACCCTGATGCGCCCGGAGGAGGCCGCGGACGTCCGGCGGCTGATGTCCTACGAGGAGCGCACCGCCGGCGGCCTGATGACCACCGAGCCGATCGTGCTGCGCCCGGACGCCACCGTCGCGGACGCGCTGGCCCGGGTGCGCGACCCGGACCTCTCCCCCGCGCTCGCCGCCCAGGTCTACGTCTGCCGGCCGCCGGACGAGACCCCCACCGGCAAGTACCTGGGCCTGGTCCACTTCCAACGGCTGCTGCGCGACCCGCCGTTCACCCTCGTCAGCTTCATCGTGGACACCGACCTGCCGGCCCTGCGGCCGGACACCCCGCTGCCCGAGGTGACCAGCTACCTGGCCGCGTACAACATGGTCGCGGCGCCGGTGGTGGACGAGGGCGGGGCGCTGCTGGGCGCGGTCACCGTCGACGACGTGCTGGACCACCTGCTGCCGGACGACTGGCGGGAGGCCGGGCTGCACGGCCGCCCGCAGGCCCACGGCGGCACCGTCCGGGCGCGCGGAGAGGGTGCCGATGGGCGCTGA